The following DNA comes from Riemerella anatipestifer ATCC 11845 = DSM 15868.
AATAGTACCCAACATAAGTATAAAAATACCTATATACACTAACGGTAACCACGGGTCTAGCACCAATTCTAACACACTAATATCTGACCATCGCCCTAAGTTTTCGTTATAGCTGACTTGATAGATTTTCCAACCATTAACTTCTAGCGGCTGATTAACCAATATTTTACCTTCCTCCACTTTTGAGCTTTCTTTTTGGTAAATTAAAACATCGGACTGATATTTTTTAGCCTCTGGTGGCGACATTACCAAGGTTCTATTTTCGCTTAGCTTGATAGCTTTAGGTGGAAACATAAAGTTTCCGCAAGAAATCCACTCTTCTTTTTGCTCCTGTGTTTTTTTATTTTTTACAATAACTTTAGCCGCATTAGTTGCTCCCCACATTGGATTTTTAGCGTAAGTGTTCTCTCTAACAATAACTGCATTCTGTACATATTCTACCAGTTTTACTTCCCAATCTTCAAAAGTATGTATTGCCCCTATCTTTTCCAACATAAAGCCGTCTGGTTTAGACTTTGGTAAAGTTTCCCCTTTTTCATCTATAAGAAATAGCTTGTTAGGGTAAATCTCCATCTCAAACTTCTTGAGTTCAAGTGCTAGTGGTAGCTCTACCACATGCCCATTCTCATCTACTGCTCTCCATTCGGGACGACCATCTTGCAGAGTCATTTTAAGTTTCGTAAGATCGCCTTGACCTAAAACTCCAGCAAATAAAGCTAACCATAACCCAAAATGATTGAGTAAAAAAGTGATGTTTTTCGCTTGAAAAACCAAAGCCCTCTTGAGAATACTCAACCACAAATTGACCAACAGAATAAAGAAAATTAAAGCAAAATACCACGTAGTCGTAATCTGATTAACACCCAACTTGTTAAGTGTATTATAATAAGTAGATTCTGGAGCTACATTAAATACGCCCAAACCTATACTCAAAAAGCCTAAAACAATAGTAGTTACAATAGCAAACGGTGAGCTATCTAGCAAACTAATGATTTTCTTCTGCTTGAAGAAATAAAAAATAAGCGTCCATACCAATACAAAGCCTACACCAGCCCCTATATTATATGGAAACGAAACATACTGTTTAGGAATATTTCCTAAAAAATACTGAAGAAGAACTCCCAACACCAACAACCCTAAATTGATAATTAAGGCATCTCTAAACTGAGTTCTACTAGTTAATGTATTTTCAAATTTCATATCAATTCTATCTATTTCATAAACATAAAAACTCCCACAACTTCAACTAGAAATGTGGGAGCTTAATATTATTAGTCTTATTTATCTTTTACCAGAACTCCCTTAGCTTTTGCTTTCTTCAACCATTCTGGAACTACTGTTTTCATAAACTGTGCTTTAGCAGCTGACTCTTTAGGTATATCTAAACCAATGAATTTTTGTGCTTTAGCTTTAGTACTTACATCTGGCATTACAAACTTACCACTAATATTTTTCTTGTTAGAAATATCATTCATCTTCGCTTCAGCTTGTACCGCTAGGTAAAGACCATCACCCAAAATACGCTGAGATTCTAGTGGTGCGTGGAACGCCGCTCCGTGTGATGCAGTAATGAAATCCCATCTCCATTGTGATTTTCTGATAAGGTCTAAAACAGGCTTCATCTCTTGCTCTGTAGCATTATTATCCCAAAGGAATTTAGCCATTAAGTGAACTTTTGCTAACTGTTTTTCTAATCTATTTCTAAGCTGGAATACCATATCCTGTCTTTCGTACACATTTTGAGCAAGAGTAGTTTCTGACTCTCTATGACAAACCTGACAAGTATTATTGATATTAGCTAATGGACTAGAAATGTGGTGGTCTGTATATTTAACCCCTCCTTCTGACTTATATGGCATATGGCAGTCCGCACAAGATACTCCTCTCTGAGCATGGATACCTAAATTATAAACTTCAAAATCTGGGTGCTGAGCTTTTAGAATAGGTGCTTTACTCAACTTATGTACAAAGTCCACATGTTTTGCATTATCATAATATTCCTCCATATTTTCTAGAGACATACCTTTATCCCAAGGGAAAGTAAGGTATTTATTATCTCCTTTAAAGTAATACTCCACATGACACTGTGCACAAACTAAAGAACGCATCTCTTGGTGTGTTGCTTTCTTAATATCTTTACCCATTCTTTGATAAGCCTCTACCAATGCAGGGCGAGTAATGGTTAAATTCATAGTCTTAGGGTCGTGGCAATCTGCACAACCAATAGGGTTTACCACATCGCTTCCAAGCTGAGACCATTTAGCTTTATAGAAGTTTTCTACTCCCATTTGGTTCATCATTCTTGGTACATCAGGGCTTTTACAAGTCCAACAAGTTCCTGGCTGCACATCTGGATGATTAGCATCAGGAGCACCTGTTCTTAAAGTACCCACCACATCTTTCACTGAATAGAAGTGTCCTCTAGGTGCTTTATAATCTTTTGCAAAAGCATATCCTGCCCAAAGGATTACCATTTCTGGTCTTTCTTCTAGCAAATCATCAGCATTACTACTCATATGTTTAGATCTAAAAGTAGTGTCTGCCGTTTTTGCCCAAGACTCATACTCACGAGGGTAAGAATCTCCCCAAATTTCATTTCTAGATTCAAAATCTTTAATATTATTATTAGCTTTAGAAAGATGCATAGACTCTGCCTTTCTCTGCATAATAGAATTAGCAAGCATCCCCAAACCAAAAATAACCACTCCTAAAATTCCTACAATTAACCAACTCTTGCGTTTCATAACTTTATGTATTATTATTTTCTACTTGTTTGATTTTTCTTTTGTCATTTTATTAAGCCACTCAGGCACTGGAGTTTCTGCCAAAGGCACTCTAGCATGAGGTGCAGAATTAAGCCCTCTTACATTACCATGTGGCACATCTCTATGGCATTCCCAACATAGTTTACCTTCGTCCTTATGAGCCATACTTGCTGTTACAGATGCTGTACCCACCACACTATTCAAATCATTATGACAACGGATACAATTCTCCTGAACTACTGTTTCCCCCGGTTTTCTGATTTTAATTACCTGAGGCTCCATTCTTAGAGAATACATGCTGGCATGTCTCATTCCGTCCATTGCTTTAAAATAGTACTTTCTGAAGACATTGTCGTGAGGTACATGACAATCATTACAATTAGTTACCCTACCATGAGAAGAGTGAAACCATGTAGAGTACTCCGGAGCCATAATATGGCAGTTTACACAGGCTTTAGGATCATCTGAAAGGTAAGAGTACGCTTTAGAAATGTAAAACACATACATAAATAACCCAAGTGCTACTCCTAATAGTACAGGAAATAACCATCTTTCCTTCCGTCTATTTGTTTTAGACTTACCTTCATAGTTTTCTCTCTTCATCATAGGGGTCTATTTTTAAATTACTAGACAAAGGTAAATACTATTAAATATTTTTTTACAACAAAAACACCTAACAATTATCATATTTTTAAAAATTATAATCGTTTTAAATAAAACTACTAACTTACAAATATCATTATGACAAATATCACAATAAAACACACTCATTAGAAACTGATTTGATACTAATTTTGTCTAGCATTTGAATTATTAACTTAATAATAAATATTATGAAAACTTATTATTTACCTTTATTGAGTATTTTTCTATTATCTCATTCTCAAATATTAGCTCAGGATTCTTCAAACAAAGACAATACTTTCGACATGTCCTTGCAAATTCGTCCAAGAACTGAGTACAGAAACGGAGCCTACACTCCATTAAACCAAGGTGAGCAGAATGCTTTTCTCACACACAACAGAACAAGACTGAGCATGAATTACTCTAACAAAGACTTATTAAAGGTAAAATTCTCAGTACAAAACATCAATATTTGGGGACAAGCCAACCAAGTACAGATCGTTGATCCAACAGGAGGAATGTCTATCTATGAAGCATATGCAGACTTAAAGTTATCCGAAAATCTAAGAACTAAAGTTGGGCGACAAGCAATAGTGCTAGATGACGAAAGGATTTTTGGAGGACTTGACTGGCACCCAGCAGGAAGAAGCCACGACGCTTTAGCCATAGAATGGAATAAAAACAATACCAACATTATTACTTACGCCGCTTTTAACCAGAATTATAAAAACAATAAACTTAATATAAATAATCCAATAGGTCAATTTTTTACCCCTACAGATGCACAACCGTACCAACACCTTCAGTTGATTCATTTTAAACACCAACTATCCAAAACTTCTTATTTTTCAATATTATTGAATAACCTAGGCTACCGAAACGATTTATTACCTGACTCCAAAACGCATAACTTACAAACTTTTGGTATGAATTATTTTGGCAAGAAAAACGCTTGGAATGGACATTTCTCATCTTATTATCAAATGGGAAAAAACGCTCAGGGCACTAAAAAATCTGCCTATTTACTTTCTGGTTCATTAGGTTATCAAGTTGCAAAACCTCTCAACATCAGCATTGGAGCAGATTATCTCTCTGGCGATGATACCAACAAAACCGATAACATTTCTAACTCATTCGACCCACTTTACGGAACTCACCATAAATTCTATGGCTTCATGGATTATTTTTATGTAGGGAACGCTCATAAAAATGTAGGACTATTAGACACCCACGTTAAACTATCCGCAAAGGTTAGCCCGTCACTAAATCTAGGATTAAATACCCATTTATTCTATTCTGGAACTAATATCTACAATAATGATAAAAAACTATCCTCTTACCTTGGTAATGAATGGGATTTCACTTTTGGATATAATGTGATGCCTAATGTAAGTGTTGTAGGCGGTTATTCTTTCTTCCTAAACACAGAGCCATTGAGATTTCTTAAAAATAAAAACACAGCCAACTCTTATCAAGATTGGTTCTGGGTAAGTTTAAATGTAAATCCTCAAATTTTAAAAGCTAAATTTTAAATCAAAATAAAACCTAACACAATCCATAAAAAAGGAGACCTAATATTAGATCTCCTTTTATTTTACTAATATGATTTTACATCTTATTTCTTAATAAATTTAGAAGAAATAGTTTCTAAATCATTCTCTACATTCACCACATAAGCACCTGCAGCAAGATTTGAAACATTAAGTTTATTTACTCCTGCTTCAGCTTTAGTTTCTAGCACCATACGCCCTGTCATATCATACACTTTTATAGTAGCATTTTTAGACAATTTTTCAGGAACATCTACATAAGCCACATCTGTTACTGGGTTAGGATAAACTTTAAAGTCATTATTGCTAGACACCATACCAGAAGCACCCTCAGCAAAACTAGTATAACCCGGCTCCAATCTTAATGTATAGCAAGAGTTAGGGCTAGAACCTGAATATGGACTCACTAACACATAATAAGTACCTGCTGCCAAGTAAGCTTGTATCAATTCAGATTTTGTTCCAGAGTTAAGAGATGACCTAATTTGAGTTCCTGCACTATTGTACAATCTTAAATCTATATCATGAGTTAATCCACTTAACTTTACTGTAACATAACCCGCAGTACTTGTAGTCAACACATAATAATCCCTATCCGTAGTTGTCTCTATCGCAGCATTATAATCTCTATTCAACGCCGTAATTCTAGTAGCAGAAGAGAATGTATTATTAGGCTCATAAGCTCCATTACAAGTAGTTACCATAGCACTTAATGTTCTAAACGAAGCAGAAGTATAATTACTCATAGAAGTTGAAGAACAATTAGTTCTCACTCTTAAATCGTAAGCTGTATCTGCTGAAAGACTTGTAAGAGAAACAGTAGTTGATGTTGTTGTTGTTAAATCTACCCAAGAAGAACTAGATGCTAATTTATATTGCAGTGTATAATTTACATTAGCCGAAGAACTTGCCGTCCAAGAAACTGTAGCCGCAGACGAAGTAATATCACTTACCGTCATATTAGAAGGGTCACCACAAACTGTAGGTGTTGGCGTCGGAGTTGTTGCCCCCCCTCCATTAGCTCCAGTAACTATTAGAGTATAGTTTTGACTAGAGTTAGTCAATGTTCCTTTATGAGAAACTCTTACCGTATATTCCCCCGCTGGAACAACCCCTAAATCAACTCTCTCAAAGTTATCGCTATTGTTATCTTTTTTTGCATTAGTACTTCTAGAAGTAAGAGCCCAAGGGAAATAAATTGTACCATTAGAAGAGGTTACTCTTAAGTCTAAATCATTAACCAATCTTTTAATAGAGCTATTTAACTGAGACGATGTTTGAAGAGGTCCAGCTGGATCATACCAAGAAATTGACACTCTAATAGGCGCAACTCCATCAGAAACTATCTTTTTAGTATAAAATGCTCCATTAGCTAAATTTAAGTTTTCTATCAAAGAAGAAGTTCCTCTAGCATCAATTGCCTCTACCATTTTCTTTACATTAAGAAGTCCCCAACCAAAATTAGCATCAGGACCTTCCATCCCTGCATCATCAGCTGTATGCAATGCCAAACCTTTCAATTGAGCTCCTAACATAAACTGCCCCTCCTTATTATTATAATGTTGCTGAACCAAAAGTAAAGACCCCGTAACATTAGGGCTCGCCATAGATGTCCCTGTATAACTATCATAGTAAGCATTTCCATAAGTTTTACCAGTGCTAGTAGATGTATATGCTACTGGAGAATATACTTGAACCCCATTACCTGCTATATCTGGCTTCACCCTTAAATCATCGGTAGGACCTTGACTGCTAGAGGAAGCGATAGTCACAGATAATAAATTACCCTGAGCATCCACATTAGCATCATTAGCATTGGCTACAACTAATGCGTTTTTAGATGTAGAATGTCCCGTTAATTTATCATAATCATTAGTAGTACCTCCCAATGGACTAGCGTTTAGCAATTCATACTTCCCTGTATCTTGATTATAACCATAATTAGAGCCGTCATTACCAGCAGCTACACACATTAAATAATATGGTGCACTATACATCAATCTATCCCAGTCTGCAGACTCTCCTATATAAGCTCCAAAATACCAATCTGGAAGAGATAACGAATTATATCCGTATGAATGATTACTCAGCAACATACCCGCTCTCGCCGCTGTACTTGCTTCGGAGTAGTCTGATGACCAATCGTAAGAACGAATTAAGGCTTTACTTGCCATACCTTTAGCAGCCGCAGTCACACCTGTTGCGGCAATAGTTCCTCCCACATGGGTTGCGTGGTTATCCCCATTATGACTAGCACCATCTCCTACTGTAACTCTATTACCAAACTCTCTATGAGAAGGTCTTACACTACCTGCATCCCATACATAAGCCGTCATACCCTGCCCATCTAATTGCAATCCTAAACTACCTCCCGTATTTAGGTGATTAGCTCTGGTAGATCTTGCTGCTGCAATATTATTATTGGTAAAATAAATAGGAACCCCATTCTCTACTCTAATAAGCTCCGATGTACCACCTTCCTTGTGCTGAATCTTCAATGGCAGATTATTCTTTTTCAAAAACTCAGCTAACTCAGCTTTTTGTTTTTGCTCTTTAAGCTTACTCTCATCAACAATTTTGTCTAGTTTTTGCTGATTATACTCTTTGGTAATTTTCAATCTCTGCTGTTCTGTTTGAGCAAAGAAAAATACAGACGCCCCCAACGTGAAGGCTCCTGTAAATAATACTCTCTTTTTCATATTTTAATAAGTTTTTTCACGACTTCACAAATGTATATTTTTTTTCTAAAAACACAATTATTAAAAAAAAATAAAAAATATACACAACATAATTAAATCTATAACAAACTAAAAAACAAGACACAACAAAAGCATTTTAATACAAAAAAAGACACAACAGCATAAAAAAAATAAATTAAATTACATTTAACAATTAAAAAAATAAGAAAACAACAGATATTTTGAAACATCAAACATACTCAACAAATTTATATTTCACAAAAACATTTTATCATCATTTTTCTCTATTTTTGTCACATCAATGGACTCATTAAAAACACTTAATCCTTATTTTTGGAAACACAAGAAACTTCTTTCTTGGGGTATTTTTTTCATTATAGCAAGTAACTTTTTTGCCATCTACCAAATTCAGTTTATAGGCAAAACTGTAGATATTATCCAAGAAGTTATCTCTCAAAAAAAAACCACTCAAAAGGTGCTTTTTCGCACACTCCTAATTAACGGAGGTATTATCATTGGAGCCTCTGTGCTATCGGGCATTTTTAGGTTTATGATGAGACAAACCATTATTGTGGCATCAAGAAAAATAGAATACGAGCTAAAGAACAATATCTTCCGTCAGTACGAAAAACTATCTCTAACTCAATACAAATCAACCACTGTAGGAGACTTACTTAATCGTTTAAGTGAAGATGTCGTTGCCGTAAGAATGTATCTAGGTCCTGGGGTTATGTATGTTATCAACCTAGTGATACTACTCATTATCACAAGCGTGTATATGTTCCAAACTAATCTACAAATGACTCTTTGGACTCTTCTTCCCTTACCTATACTTTCATTCACTATTTACAAAGTAAGTTCTATTATCAATAAAAAGTCTAAAATCATGCAGAAAAGCCAGTCTGCCATTTCTACATTCGTACAAGATAGCTTTTCTGGCATTAGAGTCATAAAGTTTTTTAATAAAGAAAAGTACATTCAACAGAATTACAATACTAAGGTAAAACACTATCAAGAAAAAGCTCTAGACCTCGCCAAAACAGAAGCCTATTTTTTCACAATAATACTATTAGTCATTGGCTTACTCAATATTATTATTCTATACATTGGGGGACAAAAATACATAAAAGGGGAAATGAGCATAGGTGCCATTGCAGATTTCTTTATGTACATCAATATACTTATATGGCCCTTCTCTATGGTAGGTTGGGTAACTTCAGTAAATCAAAGAGCTGCCGCCTCTATGCAAAGGCTTAATGAATTCCTTGACAAAAAATCTGAAATTATTAACAAAAATAAAAACCATTATAGCATAAAAGGAGACATAGAATTTCGTAATGTAAGCTATACCTACCCTAATACAGGTATTAAGGCTTTAGATAACATCAGTTTCAAGGTAAATGCTGGCGAATCTCTTGCTATTATGGGAAAAACAGGCAGCGGAAAATCTACCATAGCCCTCCTTCTTTGTCGATTGATAGACCCAGACGAAGGAGATATTTTCATAGATGGTATCAATTTAAAAGAACACAATCTAGAGGTTTACAGAAACGCTCTAGGCTACATTCCACAAGAAAGCTATCTATTTTCTGATACTATAGAGAACAATATAGGATTTGCCATAGATAGCTCTAATGCAAAAATCATTGAAGAATATGCTAAAAAAGCAGATATTCACAAAAACATCATAGAATTTAAAAACCAATATAAAACCATAGTTGGAGAAAGGGGGGTAATGCTTTCTGGAGGACAAAAACAAAGAATCTGTATTGCTAGAGCACTTATAAAGAAACCCAATATCCTTATATTCGACGACAGCCTATCTGCACTAGATACAGAAACAGAAGAGAATATTCTAAATAATTTGGAAAACCTAGATGAGAAATGTACCCGAATCATTATTACCCACCGACCATCTAGTGCTAAAAATGCTCACCAAACACTTTACCTCTCCCCTATCAATTAGTCATCAACACATCACTTCTAATTTTAGTGTTTCAGAAAAAAATAAAAATTCATTAAAACAAATCCCTCAAAATAAACACCCCATACATAACAAACTGATTAACAGAAACCAAAACCTTACATTCAAAGTTTTTAAATAATTTTTTGCTGATTAGTAGAATTATTTTATATTTGTTACCTAAGATTTCTAAAAAATAGATGAAATGAGTGATTACAAGGAAAAACGAAATGAAAATGAAATTTTCACTAGAGTGTTAAAAGCAGGAAGAAGAACCTATTTCTTTGATGTTCGTGAGACTAAGGCTGGAGATTATTATCTTACCATTACCGAAAGCAAGAAGCACTTCCAAGATGGTGGTGAGGCTACATTTGAGAAGCACAAAATTTACCTTTACAAAGAGGATTTCAAGAATTTCTCTGAAATGTTTAATGAAGCATCAGAATTTATCATTAGTGAAAAAGGAGAGGATGTAATCTCTGAAAAACACGATAAAGATTTCAAAGGAAGAAATTACACCTTAGATACCCACGAGGAGATTTAAAACAATAAACTTCATAAAAACAAAAAAACATCTACATTATGTAGATGTTTTTTTGTTAGGGTGACTGACCGGGATCGAACCGGCGACCTTCAGGACCACAATCTGACGCTCTAACCAACTGAGCTACAATCACCATTTTGTGGGTGCAAATATAGAAATATTTTATCTATTTACAAAATTATTGAATCAAAATTTTTAAAAGCCATTAGTTTTTCAGAAGTAAAGCCTTCTGCATAGGAGACTCCAGATAATCTACCCAAATCTTGAGCTCTATAAGTAAGACTCTCCAAAAAATCTTTAGTAGAGATTGGAGTCATTGGCTCTTCCGAATTAGGATTATAAAATTGCGTTTCGTATGCTAAACAAGCCTCAATTTTTTTATCCATAAAATCAGATATATCCACTACAAAATCAGGATTTATAGACTTCCACTGTATATAGTTAAAGATATGTTTAGGTCTCCACACTGACTGAGTTTTACCAGCATCAAACGTTTCAATCTTAATAAGACCTGATAAAAAACAAGCATCTGAAACCAATTTAGCAGCTTTTGCGTGATCTGGGTGGCGATCATCTATTGCATTTGCAAAAATAATTTCAGGTTGATATTTCCTTACCATCTTTACAATACGCATTTGATACTCCTCTGTGTTACTAAGAAAACCATCTTTCATACCCAAGTTTTCTCGTTCCAAAACTCCTAAAATATTTGATGCCCTTTTAGCTTCTTTTGCCCTAGTTTCATTTGTCCCTCTCGTACCTAACTCTCCTTCCGTTAAATCTACTATCGCTACTTTTTTACCTTGAGAAATAAACTTGGCTAAAGTTCCGCCGCACCCTAGCTCAACATCATCAGGATGAGCTCCAATGGCTAAAATATCTACTTTCATACTACAAATATAAGGTTTATTCTAAAAAAAATAAGAGCTTCTTAATAAACTAAGAAACTCTTATTTATAATCAATTAAATATTAAAAAAACACCTAATTATTGGCTAAGTAGTTTCAATAAATTTTGAGCATCTTTATACTCAGGGTTTAGCTGAACAGATTTCAATGCGTACTCTTTAGCCTTCTCTTTATTTTTATCTTTTTCCAAATAAGCTACAGCGAAATAAGCATAAGAAAGTGTTTCTTTACCTTGCATTTGTTCCTCTGCAGGTTTCTTATTCATATTATCTATATAAGTCTGATAAGAAACTTTAGCTAACTCATTATTACCCGCTTGTTGATACGCATACCCTTGACTATAATAAGCTGGAGCCCAGTCAGGAATTAAGTCTATCATATTCTGCCAAGTATAAGCTGCTCCATTCCAGTTTTTAGCCTCTTGATAAGCCATCGCTAACTTATAAATATTGTCTGTATTTTTAGGGTCTGCAGCCATGGTTTTCTTCAATGCTTCTATTTCTGGATTAGTAGGACCTGCTTCTGCTGCTTTTTTAAGATCAACTCCTCCTGCCATAATTTTAGCCAACTCTGCATCCCATTGCATAGTTTCATCTTTTGCTGCCTTCGCGATTGCTATTTTTTCGCTAGACATTTTCATAAGATTAGCCTTTGTTGACTCATCCTGTGCTTTTTGGGATTGCCCTGCATAGATTAACCCCAATAAACCTTGGTCTGCTGGCAATACTCTAGAGGCATCTGCCTTAGAAATAAATGTATCTAAATTTTGTTTAGCCTCATCATACTTTTGCTCTCCATATAAGAGATAAGCATTGAGCTTGTACTTAATAACATCTTCCACTTTACTAAAAACTTTATCTAGAACTTCTCTAGATTCTGTATAGTTTCCATTTGCAAAATAAAGCTTGGATACCTCTAACATCGTTACAGGGTCTTCATCAGCATATTTAAGATAATTCAACAAATTACTTGCTGCCGCATCATGCTTTTGATATCTAATGTTATAGTTAGCAAGCGCCTTATATGCCGGAGCGTAGGTAGGGTCTACCGCTATAGCTTTATTAAGGTTATCTGTTGCTAATTGCCACTGATTAGCAGCCATCCACAGAGTCGCCATTCTAGTAAATACAGATGCTTTATTTCTAGCCACTACCGCTGCTTTATCATAAGCAGACATCGCTTTACCTGCGTCTTTTTTAAGACGATAAGCGTCGCCTAAAGAATAATAATAGTTAGCAGGCACATTACCTTTCTTTTCTGCTTTTTCTATAGCCTGACTAATAAATTCTACAGCTAAATCCGGAGCATTATTACTCTCAAACATCGTAAGAGCCTCACCAGCTCTAAATAACACCTCAGGATCTTTTCCTTTAGAATCATTTACAATTTCATGTATTTCGTTAATTGCAGCTTTATTTCCTTTTCCTAGCTTAATAGAAGCCAAGCCTATTCTATCTAAATATGCCTTTTTATCTAAAGCTAAACCTTTATCAAAGTATTCTTTAGCTTTATCAAAATTAGGTTCGTATTGAGTTAAGTAAATATTTCCTAAATAAAAATAATTTTCCGCAGAAGGAGATTTCTGAAGTAACTGATTAAACACTTCTTTTGCTTTCGCATATTTATGAGCATCCATATTCTGGAGACCTTCTTCTACCGTTTGTGCACCTGCAAAACCGAACATAAAAGCGGCTGCGGCACCTAATACCATTTTCTTTGTCATTTTTATATTTTTCATTTTTAAGGTTTAGTTTATAATTTGGTTTATTTGTAACCAACAATTATTAAGCCATTTTTAAAGTAAAGAGTTGCTAATATAAGAATTTTATCTCATCTGAACCTCTCTTTTGTAAATATTATAAGGTTGCAGCCCTTGCTTAGAAACC
Coding sequences within:
- a CDS encoding ABC transporter ATP-binding protein produces the protein MDSLKTLNPYFWKHKKLLSWGIFFIIASNFFAIYQIQFIGKTVDIIQEVISQKKTTQKVLFRTLLINGGIIIGASVLSGIFRFMMRQTIIVASRKIEYELKNNIFRQYEKLSLTQYKSTTVGDLLNRLSEDVVAVRMYLGPGVMYVINLVILLIITSVYMFQTNLQMTLWTLLPLPILSFTIYKVSSIINKKSKIMQKSQSAISTFVQDSFSGIRVIKFFNKEKYIQQNYNTKVKHYQEKALDLAKTEAYFFTIILLVIGLLNIIILYIGGQKYIKGEMSIGAIADFFMYINILIWPFSMVGWVTSVNQRAAASMQRLNEFLDKKSEIINKNKNHYSIKGDIEFRNVSYTYPNTGIKALDNISFKVNAGESLAIMGKTGSGKSTIALLLCRLIDPDEGDIFIDGINLKEHNLEVYRNALGYIPQESYLFSDTIENNIGFAIDSSNAKIIEEYAKKADIHKNIIEFKNQYKTIVGERGVMLSGGQKQRICIARALIKKPNILIFDDSLSALDTETEENILNNLENLDEKCTRIIITHRPSSAKNAHQTLYLSPIN
- a CDS encoding DUF3276 family protein, which translates into the protein MSDYKEKRNENEIFTRVLKAGRRTYFFDVRETKAGDYYLTITESKKHFQDGGEATFEKHKIYLYKEDFKNFSEMFNEASEFIISEKGEDVISEKHDKDFKGRNYTLDTHEEI
- the bshB1 gene encoding bacillithiol biosynthesis deacetylase BshB1, with product MKVDILAIGAHPDDVELGCGGTLAKFISQGKKVAIVDLTEGELGTRGTNETRAKEAKRASNILGVLERENLGMKDGFLSNTEEYQMRIVKMVRKYQPEIIFANAIDDRHPDHAKAAKLVSDACFLSGLIKIETFDAGKTQSVWRPKHIFNYIQWKSINPDFVVDISDFMDKKIEACLAYETQFYNPNSEEPMTPISTKDFLESLTYRAQDLGRLSGVSYAEGFTSEKLMAFKNFDSIIL
- a CDS encoding tetratricopeptide repeat protein, which gives rise to MKNIKMTKKMVLGAAAAFMFGFAGAQTVEEGLQNMDAHKYAKAKEVFNQLLQKSPSAENYFYLGNIYLTQYEPNFDKAKEYFDKGLALDKKAYLDRIGLASIKLGKGNKAAINEIHEIVNDSKGKDPEVLFRAGEALTMFESNNAPDLAVEFISQAIEKAEKKGNVPANYYYSLGDAYRLKKDAGKAMSAYDKAAVVARNKASVFTRMATLWMAANQWQLATDNLNKAIAVDPTYAPAYKALANYNIRYQKHDAAASNLLNYLKYADEDPVTMLEVSKLYFANGNYTESREVLDKVFSKVEDVIKYKLNAYLLYGEQKYDEAKQNLDTFISKADASRVLPADQGLLGLIYAGQSQKAQDESTKANLMKMSSEKIAIAKAAKDETMQWDAELAKIMAGGVDLKKAAEAGPTNPEIEALKKTMAADPKNTDNIYKLAMAYQEAKNWNGAAYTWQNMIDLIPDWAPAYYSQGYAYQQAGNNELAKVSYQTYIDNMNKKPAEEQMQGKETLSYAYFAVAYLEKDKNKEKAKEYALKSVQLNPEYKDAQNLLKLLSQ